The segment aggaACATTTACAGATAATGCTCAAACGGCTGCAGGATCATCAGCTAATCGCCGAGGGGGAGAATCGTAAATGCTGTACATCCCGAGGCTCTGTATCTGCCAGATAACGAACAAGTCGAAGCTACGAGCTCTATCCCTTCGCGCAAATCATAAAGGATGCACAAAGTTAGCTTATATCGTGGTGCTTGATCATGGCAAGCTATAGCAGTCTTGTTGTTTGGGCTCAACGCTACACCGAACGGCAACTAAGACAGAGATGATGACTTACACAGATGAGGCGGCAAGTCCAGCTTACGAGGCACAGGCATTCGGATGAGGCAGTCACCTCAACCAACTTCGAGCTATATCTGTGAGTTTGATAGGCTTCTAGAGATCTCCGTGAGCAGTGACTgtaatttttcaccaagTCATCGCATTAATGATTACagtttgaagagaagaatGGCACCTTCTAGccagttctttgagcaTAAGCTGTATGCTAAGACGTCAATTGGTTAGGAAGATGTCACAGAGGGCTTTTGAAacaaagattttgaaggtAAATCCGTTGTCTATACATTTCTCGCCGAATGCCCATATCGATGGATCCTTGCCAACAATTAGTGATCCAGAAACCGAGAAGGCTCTATTAGAAGCTGCCAAGATTATTAGAGACTCAGACGATACAGTAGCATTTCCAACGGAGACGGTTTATGGGCTTGGAGGTTCATCGCTAAACGACAAGTCGGTTTTAAGCATTTACAGAGCGAAAAATAGGCCCAGTGATAATCCCTTGATCACTCACATTTCTTCTatcgatcaattgaataGACGAATTTATGGAGAAGAGTCGAACTCGAATGAATCCCCTCTAAGGAATATACCCGAAATTTATCATTCACTGATAGCGAAGCTTTGGCCGGGACCGCTCACCATTCTACTGCCCGTCCCTCCTATGGAAAGTGGTACTCTTTCCAAATTGACCACTGGAGACCAGCCAACTTTTGCGGTGCGGATTCCGTCTAGTCGCATAGCTAGAGCTTTAATAGCCCTGAGCGATACGCCTATTGCAGCGCCATCAGCCAATGCTTCCACTAAACCTTCCCCTACTCTAGCCTCTCATGTCCTCCACGACTTGGAAGGCAGAATTCCCTTGATCCTGGATGGAGGGCCTTGCAAGATAGGAGTAGAAAGCACTGTGGTGGATGGATTGTCGCAGCCTCCATCTTTGCTACGACCTGGGGGTTTCACATACGAGCAGATCGTAGAACTTGGGGGTAGCCAATGGGCTGATTGTAGAGTTGAAAGGAGGCAGACTGTTGGCGAGACTGAGAAGGTTCGCACGCCGGGTATGAAATATAAACACTACTCACCATCTGCCAAAGTGATCCTCCTGGTACCGAACCGGAAGGATAGCACTAACAGCAGATTAGAGAAACTTAGAGATATAATCCGCACTGAACAAAGTTTGCGATCAGAGAGTCTAAAAAGCATTGCCGTACTCACAGCATCTCATCTGAATAATACTTCATTGGACAATATTCTTCCTTCGGGGtcaaatttgaaaatgaTTGTTGAAAGTTTAGGATCTACCGGACGAGAGATTCAAGCTAATCTTTTCGCAGCATTAAGAAGAGTCGACGAAGTTGAGAACGTCGATTTGATCATCGTTGAGGGATTACCGGAGGTGGATGAAGGTCTCGCAGTCATGAACAGATTAAAGAAAGCGGCAGGAGGTAATTGTATTTCATTTTGATTACAAGTTTCATTTAACTACAAATTCTTAATTCTTCAATTACAGACTGAGCGCTTTCTGGATGACATATTGAACAGAGTATATAGTTACTGTCATGCTCAGTAAGGCCTCTATCACATTTCTTTGCAGCCATTATACATTGGAGTAACGTAGGGAGTCCAGTGAGGAAAATCTCCGCGACCACCATTTCCGAACCTCATCGGCGATGAAGACTGAACTACTGATTGTGAGCAAGTAAATCAAATCACCTAAACTCAAGCTTTctgtcttgaagattctTTGGAAGAATGGAATGTAAATAGCACACATTTGCCCCAACAGAGAAAGACCCACGGCATAATTGAACATTTTATTCGCAAAAATGCCCACCTCGAATATAGATTTCGTAGCATGCCTACATGCTAATGCATTGAACATATCGAAAAAGACAAAACATGTGAAAGTCATAGTGGTGTCTCTAGCGGTGACTTGATTGTCTTCAGTCATTTCCCCAACAAAGACATAAACAGTCCCCACGATGATGAATGCGGCACTGATCAATAAGCGCTTCAGCACAAACTTCGTTAAAATCCTGTCAGTACGTTTCCTTGGcggtttcttcatcacttCATGATCAACAGGTTCAACACCAAGGGACTGAGCTGGAGGACCGTCCATCAAGATGTTAATCCACAGGATTTGCATAGCATTCAGAGGATTAGGCAGTTTAAGAGCAGTCGAGAGGGCCACAAGAGATAAAGCCGCCACAGATGTAGACAACTGGAATGTCAAAAAGTTTTGAATGTTATTGAAAATACCCTTACCTTCCTCGATTGCCGTCAAAATGGTACTGAAATCGTCATCTGTCAAGACCATatcagaagcttcttttgCAACGTCAGTACCCATTTTACCCATTGAAACACCAATGTCCGCCAATTTCAACGCTGGCGCATCGTTAACACCATCACCAGTCATGGCAACGATGTCACCTCTCTTCCTCAGTGCACGAACGATATTCAATTTATGCTCCGGAGTAGCGCGTGCGAAGATGTTGACGTGATCTATAACATTTGCTAAGTCATCATCACTCATATTATCTAGTTTATCTCCTGTCAAAACAGAGAACTCTGGGTTCATGACAGGGATACCGATTCGTCTGGCAATGTTCACTGCAGTATTTTCTGAGTCACCGGTAATCATTATGACATGCACTCCACCTTGCAGTAGTTGCTCAACAGCAGGTTTGACAGTTGGCCTGGGTGGATCACTCATGCCGATCAATCCTGCGAAGGTTAACCCTGTTATTGATCCCTCATCTAGCTTCTCGGATGCATCACGCAGTTCCAGCTTACCAAATGCAAGAGTTCTTAAACCATTTGAAGCTAAAGCATTTGCTGTGTCATTAATAGTTTCTTTGTGAGAGTCCGTTAACTGTTCCGCTTTTCCCTTTTGGTTTACGAAGTGTGTCGAATTGGCCAGTAACTTCTCGTACGCACCCTTCACATAAACGACACATTTACCTTCTGGGTCCACAACTTTAGTAGCCATAAACTTCCGCTTGGAGTTAAACGGAATCTCCTGTAATTTTTTATAGTCTGCCCTCACATCCTTAATGTCGAACTTCGATAGCTGCTCCAATAAAGCAATATCGGTGGGGTTACCCATATACTTACCATGTTCCTGAGAAAATGATGCATTGTTACAGACATTGCTGATAGCTAGGATTGCTCTCACGTCATCGGTGAGGTAATTTCTGAAGCTTCCGCTCTTGTTTTTATCCAGGACCAACATATTTGACTTATTCTCCATGCTAGCTAGGCACcaaattcttgaaaccGTCATATGATTCGAAGTCAAAGTACCAGTTTTGTCCGAACATATCACGTTAACTGAGCCCAGAGTTTCAACACTTGGCAGTCTCCTAACAATCGCTTTGCGCTTCGCCATTCTCAGAACACCAAGAGCTAAGGTTACCGTAACAATGATGGGCAGGCCTTCGGGAATAGCGGCCACAGCTAGAGACACCGAAATCTGGAACATGTCCAGCCACGACCTTCCTTGTATGATACCTATCAAACAAATGATTCCGATTAAAACAAAGCTCATTAAAGAAAGGTCCTTACCAAGCTTATCCATAGCCAGTTGTAAAGGAGTCTTTGgcttttcaattgagctcATCATCTCGAAGACAGACCCGAAGGAAGTATTTCTGCCGGTACCAACGACAATTCCTTTACCATGACCTTCCCTAACCAAAGTGCCCATGTAAGCAATACATGTTCTATCAGAAGTCGGTACGATGGAATATGGCTGGTCGTTAAAGCTCTCCTTGCTGACATGATGCGAACTCTTTTGCACAGGCTCATTTTCACCAGTCAAATTACTTTCATCGATGGATAAGTCCACACTTTCGATAATACGAAGATCGGCAGGAATCCTGTCACCAATGCCAAAACGGACGAGATCTCCAGGGACCAAGTTGACAGCCAAAACGTGAGACTCTTGGCCACACCTAATAAGATGGCACTCTGCGGGTACCAGCTTACTAAGCGCTTCCAGCGACTTCTCGGATCTATTCTCTTGCACAAAACCCACGGTCACAACTATCACTATTGCAAGTGTGATACTAACTGCATCATCCACGTTCCCCATCAAAAATGACACCACCGCCGACCCAATCAGCAGTAAGATCAGTGGATCCTCTACAAAGTTCAATAAAAACTTCTTCCACAAAGGCTCGCTCTCCTCTCCCACCACTTCATTCGGCCCGTGGGCCAGTTTCCTTCTACTAGCCTCCTCGAGTGAGCTCAAACCATCTTTGCCGTTAGAATCTAGCCTTTCTAGTGTTTCCTCCACTGTTAAAGTACAAAACTCAAGCGATGGATTAGGCTTCGACAGTGCTTCAGCCGTCGCTCTGAACATATTGCGAGTCTCATCATCACTGGCAGAATCCTCTATCGACGTGTTAAAGGGATTGTCACCCATATTTGCTTAAATATGTTGGTGAATTCACCTTGCTTGGCACCGGAATAAACCACACCCAATTCAACACAACAAAACCTCGTGAGATTTTTTGAGAGCCTGAAGCAACCAATTGGCTTTAACACTCAATTTGAAGGCAGTTGGAACAGCAACCTGGTCATCTTAAGTTCAAATCTAGCTATGCAATCATATAAGTGAACTAATTTACTGATCTCGCCTGTCATTTTTTATGTTACCCGGCCAAAACACTCTAGGGTCACGTGAATTTCACGTGATACCAAGTGTCAGTAAATGAAATAATACCAATTGGATTTAAATAATCAGTTAATATGTCTGTTTAACTATGCTACAAGGCCCTGTATCTGGGGGCTACCGACCTTCTTCCTGCCTGGCGGGTTTGGGAAGTTTTTTCGGAATTGTTTTAGCGTGGCTCAACGTTGTAACGCAGTCTTATACCCATCGCTGCCAGTTCCGAGTCGAGATACTTCAAAACAAACGGAATAGCCACGGTGGTGGTATCTCCACCACCGACAAATTTATTACCCTGGCCATCTTCCCATATGTGGGAGTCGTCGATAAAAACGCTGTCGTTTCCTTGGTACTTGCTCAACATCCTCTTGGCGTCATCAAACTTAACGGCGCAACGACGGCAGCGAACCGACGACATGGAGCCGATTCTTGGCACGCTTTGCTGGGTGGTCAAGATAGCGCCACATTCGCGACAGACTGAGGTTTGTGTATAGTCTGAACAGTTCAGCAAACGGTCCTGCAGCAGGAATGCAGTACCGTGACCGATGAGGGCGTCCCTTTCCATTTCACCAACACGGATACCACCGTGTCTCTTTCTGCCCTTGACGGGCTGCATGGTTAAGCTGTTGACGGGCCCGGTAGAACGGACTTGGAACTTATCGTTCACCATGTGACGCAGCCTCTGGTAGTAGACGACACCGATGTATATGTCTGCTCTCAGCTCTTCACCGGTGGCACCGGAGTACATCGGCTCGTTACCGTGGTAATTATAGCCTGCCTGGCGAAGCTGCTCGCCAAAGTAGTCTGCCGGAGTGTCATTCTCGCTGAAGATCCACGGAGTGGCATCCTGCGCTATCCCGTGTAGGGCACCAGATTTACCTGCCAAGGATTCGACGAACATACCAATGGTCATACGGGATGGGAAAGCGTGAGGATTAATGATGACGTCCGGTTGGATGCCAGTCTCGCTGAAAGGCATATCGATTGTGGGCCATTTGCGAGAACAAACACCCTTCTGACCGTGCCTCGAAGAAAACTTGTCACCAATTTGTGGAACTCTTCTAATACGGTATTTGATCGAGACGGTCTggagctcttgaagcttgttCGACTCGTCACCAATCAGATTAACTTCCTCAATGTAAGCTGGCTCTGATGAGTGATAAGTTTTAATTTTCGTCTTATTCAAAGTGTCATCGAAATATGCACATATCGGATCACCTTCTTCGACGTAGGTCCCGATGTATGGTAAaccatcttcatccagTTTTTCCAACCATTCCTTTGGCCATTCATCGGATCCAAAACCGAAATGCTGTGAGATTGGATCGCCACGACTCCGGTTTAGTGAAAGATCAATCTTCTCCGTTTTGTACATGGTACCATAGCCAAAACCTCTCTCGTCCGCAGATTTATTGATAATCATAGCATCATCCATATCGTACCCGGTGTAAGAGATAACAGCAACGACAGCGTTCGTACCGTTGGGGAAGTTATCCATACCATAATCATCATACAAGTTGGCCTTGACGATTGGCGTTTGTCCCGTTTGCAGTCTATAAAGTTTGTTGTCCGAACGATGGCATAGCGCAACACCAGGAGTACCCATAGTTTGCTTACCCATTTGACACTGATACATGTTTCTAGGCGATTGGTTGAAATCGGAAAATGGCGTCAAATTGGCCAGGATCGATAATATGTTCGTTGGTGTAAACTCCACATGTGTATGCACATTATTTTGTAACTCCTCAGGGGTCACAGCGATATTCATGTAGACTTGTTCGAAGGGCCCCACGATATCTTCCTTATCCAAAGGTAAGTAACGAACCGGACGCATCATTCTCGAATGACCGCCAAAAATATACAAACCAGGATACTGACCACGGGCCGAAGGGGGAACATAACCGATCTCCAAATCTAGCGGTAGGCCTGCCGTCTTTCCTTCTACCTTCCAAAACCGTAGAGTGTCCGCAATGATCTTACCTTGGGTATGTGAGGTCCATCCTATTATCTTACCATCCAGTTGGACGCAACACAAGGATGGTCCAGCCGCAAAAGTTTGAGACACTGGCGATACACCTAGCGAATACAATATTGATGGGATCTTGGTAACGTCTGACTGTTCAGTCGATATGCGACATTTGTGAGCAAAATGGTTCAATAGACCACATGGAGAACCATCGGGAGTGTGGACCGGGCACAGGAAACCCCAGGATTCTGGAAGCAGCTTTCTGACGGTGGTAGTCTTCAACTGGGCGAAGAAAGAACCTCTGTGAACCATTCTGAAATGCGAAATGAACCGATAAAAGTTAATCTTTTCGGCGACAACAGTGTAACCTGAAACTTGCTGCAGATCCAAACCAGATTGCGAAACTAGATTACCAGTGGACAGGAAGTACTGTAATTTCGAACCAATATTCTCGTTCACCCTCATTAGTACCCTAGTGACGTATTTGCGgtctttgaagttgatAGGCGATCCACGGTTTATGTCCGTTCTGATTTGTGCCACGATGCTTTGCAAGTActcttcaattttttcttttATAATCATACCATACAAGAAACCACCCAGTAGCACTTCTTGATGTTGGGTAGCATCTGGGTTGTCTGGGCAGCACTCGCCAGCAACCAAAGAATACAATTTTCTAATCATGAAAAGTAACATCGAGGACTTATCTTTGTTGGTATCATTATTGAGATGCACTAAAACAATACGGTCTAGTACTTCCTGGCCCACTTGGTAATCTGACTTGTCTGGCGAAGCCTGGAAAACAACTCTGAACTTGTCACCCAAATACTGTAAAATCTGTcttcgattcttcagctgtgGATATCTTTTCTTATAACCCGTTAGTAGCAATTCGAGACGATCTGTCAGGAATGAGTTAGTTACATCGGATCCGATGATACCATCAAAAATCTCTCTATCACTGGTGTCGCAAAGTGCCTTGAAAATCATGATGACAGGCACGAGATATTCattctttctccaagaAAATCTGAATGTCACTTGACCGTCATTCAAATAGTGTAGGACATTGGTCTGAGACGTTTGGTCCGGCCTCACACATCTGATCTGCACACCGTATTGAGAGTAAGAAGCACCTCTATTGGCGAATGATGGTCTAACAATGGCCATGGGATGATTCCTCCTTTGTACAATCAACATTCTGATCAGCTTTTCGATACCGTTAATGATAAAGTAACCACCAACTTCATCGGACTCTTCTTTATTCTTGACCAAATCGGCCGGCGATAGCTTGTTCAAATGGCATCTATTACTCTGCAACATAACCGGCAGACCACCGCAATCTCTCACTTCGGTGAAAACTTCATCATTTCCATCGTTAACGGACCATTTTAGTTTTAGCATAAGTTTGCCTCTGTAGGACGAAAGTCTCTGTCTGGCCTCTGCAGGAAATACCTTCCTTTCAACCGCCGAAGTGACACCATCGTTAGACATTGGCTTCGTAATGGAAACCTGTTCAACACTCAACGACAGCTTGTTACCAAGATAGTCACTCTCGGTAGTCTTACCATCAAACACAACTTTTTCGCCAATGTCCTTGACGGCTTGGTTCAATAACCCACCACCAGGACCCTCCGTAAGAGCATTGAATGATCCAATGTGGGGttgaacagcttcttgGAGTAATGGATATGCAGATTTGTCCTTTGGCGGATTTATAAAGCGAGATTCTCTCTCCAGAGTCCGGAAATCAGCGGTTCTTGCCTTTGGCGGTTTAATAATTTTACTCATGCTGCAATTCTAAAGAATCATATAAAGCAACCTTAACCAGTACTTTAGCTCGCTTACCAGACCCTCAGAGCACAGCTGCCGactgatcgatgagatgagatgagatgagatgtGTTAATAGTaataaaatttttcaatggTATTTGGCAGCGATTACAAGATCATCCTATACGTACATCTTAAAAGTTCATTTTAATCAAAAATACGTCTCACAGAAGCTCCAATCCCAGATAGAAATCAGGCTTAATTCTGCCCAATTTATTAATTGCCCAAATATATCGCAAAGTGCTATAAAAATTGTAACCACATGATTTAAAAGGCTGACTATAGTCTTCAATAGAGCCCTCATGCACATCAAGTTAAAGAGCCTTGTTGGCGCAATCGGTAGCGCGTGTGACTCTTAATCACAAGGTTAGGGGTTCGAGCCCCCTACAGGGCTTAAAATTTTTTTCACCCATAGTGACTGAGCAATCTGCTTAGATCAACGCCGATAGTGCTTATCGCAAACAATGTACCTTCTCCGGCCAACGCCGTCTCTTTTTAGCGATCTTCAGAAGCTATGGTATATTGCCGAATCTGACTCTTATCTATTATCTATAGTACAAGCGAAAAAACCGTAGTCGATACGGTAAAGTCGATGGACGAAGATCTGTTATGGTTATCTCAGGATCATCTTAGGATCTTGATATACTGCTGGCAACTCACTATTCTTGATAGCTATATATACTGTCATTTCTATCCTACTCTTCTTGCTCGACCAAGATACAAGTCTACTACAGGTAGAGATGGACCCAGCACTTGATGATGCGTTCAGACAGCATCAAGATGGTCAAATTGATGTTGGTTTTCTCCAGAGAATGAGAGTATTTCTGATATGGATGCTGCAGAAATTCACGACTAAGGAGGGCTTGCTTGGAGACTATAATTACAGATATCTTTTCACTCCATCGTATCCTTTTCAGAATTGGATTTCTAGGAGAAGGGGAGTATCTCCGTCAAAGGTGGATCAGCCATTCTTCCCCCTCAACGAGGACGTTCCCGTGGCTCTAGGTTTGCTGCTGGGCCTGCAGCATGCTTTGTCTATGTTAGCCGGTGTCATTACACCGCCTATGATCATTAGTGGTGCTGCCAATTTTTCTACCGAATTGACTCAGTATCTGGTTTCTGCGTCGCTGATAACATCTGGACTGCTTTCGATGGTCCAAATCTCCAGGATTCGTATTCCATGGACTTCCTACCACATCGGGTCTGGTCTGCTGTCCGTGGTTGGTACGTCGTTTGCGGTCATTGGGATCGTTACCAAGTCATTGCCCATAATGTACAAATCTGGTTACTGTCCGTCTGCGAGCGACGGAACTCCGCTGGCTTGTCCCGATGGTTACGGAGCTATTCTTGGCACAGCAGCGTGTTGCGCCCTGCTAGAGATTGCGCTGTCCTTCACGCCGCCGAAGATTCTGCAAAAGGTGTTTCCAAAGATCGTTACTGGGCCAGTAGTCTTGTGCATCGCTGTTCCACTGATCCAGAGCGGATTCAATGACTGGATTGGCGGCGGTGGTTGCGTAGACAAGATTTGCCCCTACGAAAACGGGCCCCAGGCGGCTCCATGGGGATCAGCCAAGTTCATAGGATTGGGTTTCTTAGTATTCTTCACCATCGTCATGTGTGAAAAGTATGGTCCACCGATTATGAAGTCTTGTGCCGTTATTGTCGGTCTGATTGTCGGGTGTATCGTAGCTGCGGCCGCAGGCTACTTCGACCGTTCGAGCATCGATGCTGCTCCCGCCGTGACTTTCATCTGGGTCCATACTTTTAGACTGAGAGTTTATGGACCGGCTGTACTACCGTCGTTGGTCATGTTCATCGTTCTGGCGCAGGAAGCTATCGGTGACATTACAGCTACCAGTGACGTCTCCCGCTTGGATGTCGAAGGGCCGGAGTACGAGTCCAGGATTCAGGGTGGTGTTCTCTCGGATGGGCTTGGTGGTGTCATCTCTGCGCTATTTACAGTCACTCCCATGTCGATCTTTGCCCAGAATAACGGGGTCATTTCTTTAACCAAATGTGCTAGTAGAGAGGTCGGCTACTGGTGctgtttcttcatgatAATCATGGGGATCTTTGCCAAGTTCGGTGCTGCTTTGGTCGCCATACCAAAGCCGGTCCTGGGCGGCATGACGAGTTTCCTGTTCACGACAGtggctgttgctggttTGCGGATCATTTCCTCGATCCCATTCACTAGAAGAGACAGGTTTGTTCTGACCGGTTCTCTTCTCTTCGGCTTTGGCGCCATTCTCGTGCCCGACTGGTTTAGTCATGTTTTCACATACTCTGGGGACAATCACGCCTTACAAGGCTTCTACGATGCGATAGTTCTTGTCATGGAGTCAAGCTTCACCGTTTGCGGTCTTGTCGGTATCATTTTGAATCTGCTCATCCCGCAGGAACTCGACGAAGAGCTGATCGATGACATTGAGCTTCAGCAAGAAAACCTGAGTGTCCTGGATGGACGCGAACCCCTTCAGATGAACCTAGCAGCAACTCtcaaaggaaaagaagcCCAACTCGGCGCTGTGAGCGGCCCAAACGAATCCATGAGCAGTAGCGAAGCTCATGAGATGAAGGACACTGCCCAATACAACGTAACCGCCGCCGGATCAACCAAATCGTGAAGCAAATGTAAGTATGACCTAGCCCATTATAGTATATATTCCAACCTTGCTTTTTGTTAATCTGTAAATTACGAGAGTTCAACCGCGATCGGCACTTCTTAAAGCCATAAATATACATAAGAATATGATAAGACTAACAACAGTTCATTCCTTGTTCTCAGATTCAGCCAAtaccttcttcaagtttgacATTTCTGGGTTCTTGGTAACTCTTAGAGAATCATCGTGACGGAACTTTTTGTAAGTGAAATAAGTACCCGATGCCAGAGCTAGACCCATGGCAATGAACAGAGGTGTTAGTTCCACTGGAATACCAATGCCGGAACCTTTTTTCTGGAAGTATTGATTAAGAAGGGTTAGTAAGAAGTTCGATTTTCCCACTTTCTCAGCTTTTCTCACATACAGCTTGGTTTAATAGTAGTTGCGCTGGTCTCATTATGAAGAAATTGTCCTTACTGGGATGCCAGAAACGTTTCGACCTGGCTGTTCACAGCTATAATGATAGTCAAACCTGACTTTGAATTCCCATATATCTTTCAGAGTGTTGATGTCACTAAGCACGAAGATGGTGAATTTCCATGCTGTGATTGGTTGAGATGGCACTAGCTTACTTAACCTTACAAGAATATGCGTATTAAGAGGCCTACCAGGACCTCATGGCGTCTGACACCACTTCGTAAACCAGCCAGCTCACCGCCGTCGACGGGATCACCTTGAAAAGGTTGGCTGTGAGACCCTTGTAGTACCCGGCCACGCCCTCGGTCCTTCCGATCGTGGTAAGAGCGTCCGCGACGCTGGAATAATAGAATCCGAGCTCGTTGCCACCCATTGCCAGGACTtggaatcttcttcgcaagAGATCGAACGGGTATATGACGGTCTGTGCAACGCCGCCGCTGATTGCTCCTATTGCTAGTTTGTAGAGTGGCGACAGATCGGTGCCCGGCGCCAgttctttcagctgctcgTAGACAGCGAAGTTCAAGGCCACATAGGGGACCACGCCAAGACTGGTGGGCCACACTCCTCTGTAAAGAGCCTGGATCCGGCCCTCCTCCCTGTATATCTTGACAAGCAACTCCCAAATACCGGGCGGCTTGGCCGTCGAGACTCTCGATTTGTTCAGTTTGCGCAGGTTTGCTGTCTGGATCGACAGTCGGGTCCTGACCAGGTCCAGCGGGTACGTGGCGATCACGCTGGCGCCGCCGCACAGCGCCCCGCCGAGCAGCCGCTGCCAGTTATTCAATTGCTCGCCGCGTTGAACGGAGTCGACGTGAAAGAGGTGCTTCTTGCAGGCTTCGTAAACCACAAACTGCACAGCACTGTACGGGAAAATTCTGATACAGTTTAGCCCGTTACCGCGAAACAGACCCTTCCAGCCTTCCTCTCGATACACCTGCCCAATGGCTCCGAAAATCCCCTGGTTGTAGGCCTGTGTGGTGTTTTGCACCTGCAGCAGGATCTTCACTCTCTCGAAGGGCGAGACCACCGTTCTTGACACAGCGCCCGCGATGCCGCCGGCCAGAAACGCCACATTGGAGtcctgcttcagcagctcctTGACCAGCGTCAACTCAGACATCAGCCGACTCCAATTGAGGGCAACAGCGTTCACTTTTCATTCCGCTTACTGTCGAGACTTATCAGTTAGCTTAAAAAATACGTCATAACGCccgaaaaaaaaatgagaGCTAAGGGATTCGAACCCTTGCATCCGAAGATATCAGAGATTTTAAGTCGAAACAACCTAAATCTGACGCCTTAAACCACTCGGCCAAACTCCCTATGAGATCTTGAAATCTGAACGGAAAAACTTCCGTACAGATCGAACGTACCAGTACAGCATTTAAAGCGTGCAAAAATCCTTCCTACTTAGATATGTTTAAAAAAGCTCCTAATGCTACAAAGAGACTCTCTTAGCctgtttcttggcaagtttCCTCTCATGACTCTTCAAATGTCTCAACATGTTCGACTTAACGTTGAACGACTTGTTGCAGTTCGCCCAGGTGCACTTGAACGGAGTGTCGCCCGTGTGG is part of the Torulaspora globosa chromosome 7, complete sequence genome and harbors:
- the SUA5 gene encoding threonylcarbamoyladenylate synthase (ancestral locus Anc_8.111) yields the protein MLRRQLVRKMSQRAFETKILKVNPLSIHFSPNAHIDGSLPTISDPETEKALLEAAKIIRDSDDTVAFPTETVYGLGGSSLNDKSVLSIYRAKNRPSDNPLITHISSIDQLNRRIYGEESNSNESPLRNIPEIYHSLIAKLWPGPLTILLPVPPMESGTLSKLTTGDQPTFAVRIPSSRIARALIALSDTPIAAPSANASTKPSPTLASHVLHDLEGRIPLILDGGPCKIGVESTVVDGLSQPPSLLRPGGFTYEQIVELGGSQWADCRVERRQTVGETEKVRTPGMKYKHYSPSAKVILLVPNRKDSTNSRLEKLRDIIRTEQSLRSESLKSIAVLTASHLNNTSLDNILPSGSNLKMIVESLGSTGREIQANLFAALRRVDEVENVDLIIVEGLPEVDEGLAVMNRLKKAAGGNCISF
- the PMR1 gene encoding Ca(2+)/Mn(2+)-transporting P-type ATPase PMR1 (ancestral locus Anc_8.112), coding for MGDNPFNTSIEDSASDDETRNMFRATAEALSKPNPSLEFCTLTVEETLERLDSNGKDGLSSLEEASRRKLAHGPNEVVGEESEPLWKKFLLNFVEDPLILLLIGSAVVSFLMGNVDDAVSITLAIVIVVTVGFVQENRSEKSLEALSKLVPAECHLIRCGQESHVLAVNLVPGDLVRFGIGDRIPADLRIIESVDLSIDESNLTGENEPVQKSSHHVSKESFNDQPYSIVPTSDRTCIAYMGTLVREGHGKGIVVGTGRNTSFGSVFEMMSSIEKPKTPLQLAMDKLGKDLSLMSFVLIGIICLIGIIQGRSWLDMFQISVSLAVAAIPEGLPIIVTVTLALGVLRMAKRKAIVRRLPSVETLGSVNVICSDKTGTLTSNHMTVSRIWCLASMENKSNMLVLDKNKSGSFRNYLTDDVRAILAISNVCNNASFSQEHGKYMGNPTDIALLEQLSKFDIKDVRADYKKLQEIPFNSKRKFMATKVVDPEGKCVVYVKGAYEKLLANSTHFVNQKGKAEQLTDSHKETINDTANALASNGLRTLAFGKLELRDASEKLDEGSITGLTFAGLIGMSDPPRPTVKPAVEQLLQGGVHVIMITGDSENTAVNIARRIGIPVMNPEFSVLTGDKLDNMSDDDLANVIDHVNIFARATPEHKLNIVRALRKRGDIVAMTGDGVNDAPALKLADIGVSMGKMGTDVAKEASDMVLTDDDFSTILTAIEEGKGIFNNIQNFLTFQLSTSVAALSLVALSTALKLPNPLNAMQILWINILMDGPPAQSLGVEPVDHEVMKKPPRKRTDRILTKFVLKRLLISAAFIIVGTVYVFVGEMTEDNQVTARDTTMTFTCFVFFDMFNALACRHATKSIFEVGIFANKMFNYAVGLSLLGQMCAIYIPFFQRIFKTESLSLGDLIYLLTISSSVFIADEVRKWWSRRFSSLDSLRYSNV